Proteins from a single region of Primulina tabacum isolate GXHZ01 chromosome 5, ASM2559414v2, whole genome shotgun sequence:
- the LOC142544269 gene encoding serine/threonine-protein phosphatase 7 long form homolog: MTALYDHCISNLVNDETSEVDVVKYTRCVALMIIGGIMFPDYQGGSARLIFLQLLRDIDNVKSYSWDSAVLAFLYRELCNVSRIEKTTMAGPLYILQIWAWSRIKCVNPDRDGLTLVVPPIDPDAIIQFLHMVHGNI, from the exons ATGACTGCACTATACGATCATTGCATATCTAACCTTGTTAATGATGAAACTTCAGAAGTAGATGTTGTGAAATATACTCGTTGTGTGGCGTTAATGATTATTGGAGGAATAATGTTCCCTGATTATCAAGGAGGGTCTGCTAGACTAATATTTTTGCAACTTCTACGAGATATTGATAACGTCAAGTCTTATAGTTGGGATAGTGCAGTTTTAGCATTTCTATACCGTGAGTTATGTAACGTGTCACGTATAGAGAAGACTACAATGGCTGGACCTTTATATATTCTGCAG ATATGGGCATGGAGCAGGATTAAATGTGTTAACCCCGACAGAGATGGGTTAACATTAGTTGTACCTCCCATTGATCCAGATGCTATTATTCAGTTTCTCCATATGGTgcacggtaatatttaa
- the LOC142547315 gene encoding uncharacterized protein LOC142547315 isoform X1, whose product MKFRTQSFKTARFEGRISDNGRMTIEEQDDHPLQTISRHVRGSEALYFEQDAMRDMGWPFRLVYELLKKLDFELKHEISHWAAHYVDETAQGSSRIKQNRCEEMRRKDEEREAHERMLIS is encoded by the exons ATGAAATTCCGCACCCAGTCCTTCAAAACAGCTCGATTCGAAG gGCGGATTAGTGATAATGGAAGAATGACCATTGAGGAACAAGATGATCACCCATTGCAGACCATCTCAAGG CATGTCAGAGGTAGTGAAG CTTTATACTTTGAACAAGATGCAATGAGGGATATGGGTTGGCCTTTCag GTTGGTTTATGAACTGTTGAAGAAATTGGATTTTGAGCTAAAGCATGAGATCTCTCATTGGGCTGCACATTAT GTTGATGAGACTGCACAAGGATCTAGCAGAATAAAACAAAATCGATGTGAAGAGATGAGGAGGAAGGATGAGGAGCGTGAAGCTCATGAACGGATGTTGATTAGTTGA
- the LOC142547315 gene encoding uncharacterized protein LOC142547315 isoform X3, giving the protein MKFRTQSFKTARFEGRISDNGRMTIEEQDDHPLQTISRHVRGSERLVYELLKKLDFELKHEISHWAAHYVDETAQGSSRIKQNRCEEMRRKDEEREAHERMLIS; this is encoded by the exons ATGAAATTCCGCACCCAGTCCTTCAAAACAGCTCGATTCGAAG gGCGGATTAGTGATAATGGAAGAATGACCATTGAGGAACAAGATGATCACCCATTGCAGACCATCTCAAGG CATGTCAGAGGTAGTGAA AGGTTGGTTTATGAACTGTTGAAGAAATTGGATTTTGAGCTAAAGCATGAGATCTCTCATTGGGCTGCACATTAT GTTGATGAGACTGCACAAGGATCTAGCAGAATAAAACAAAATCGATGTGAAGAGATGAGGAGGAAGGATGAGGAGCGTGAAGCTCATGAACGGATGTTGATTAGTTGA
- the LOC142547315 gene encoding uncharacterized protein LOC142547315 isoform X2, which yields MGNYSVLFLKKPGRISDNGRMTIEEQDDHPLQTISRHVRGSEALYFEQDAMRDMGWPFRLVYELLKKLDFELKHEISHWAAHYVDETAQGSSRIKQNRCEEMRRKDEEREAHERMLIS from the exons ATGGGCAACTATTctgttctttttttaaaaaaaccaggGCGGATTAGTGATAATGGAAGAATGACCATTGAGGAACAAGATGATCACCCATTGCAGACCATCTCAAGG CATGTCAGAGGTAGTGAAG CTTTATACTTTGAACAAGATGCAATGAGGGATATGGGTTGGCCTTTCag GTTGGTTTATGAACTGTTGAAGAAATTGGATTTTGAGCTAAAGCATGAGATCTCTCATTGGGCTGCACATTAT GTTGATGAGACTGCACAAGGATCTAGCAGAATAAAACAAAATCGATGTGAAGAGATGAGGAGGAAGGATGAGGAGCGTGAAGCTCATGAACGGATGTTGATTAGTTGA
- the LOC142547315 gene encoding uncharacterized protein LOC142547315 isoform X4, whose translation MGNYSVLFLKKPGRISDNGRMTIEEQDDHPLQTISRHVRGSERLVYELLKKLDFELKHEISHWAAHYVDETAQGSSRIKQNRCEEMRRKDEEREAHERMLIS comes from the exons ATGGGCAACTATTctgttctttttttaaaaaaaccaggGCGGATTAGTGATAATGGAAGAATGACCATTGAGGAACAAGATGATCACCCATTGCAGACCATCTCAAGG CATGTCAGAGGTAGTGAA AGGTTGGTTTATGAACTGTTGAAGAAATTGGATTTTGAGCTAAAGCATGAGATCTCTCATTGGGCTGCACATTAT GTTGATGAGACTGCACAAGGATCTAGCAGAATAAAACAAAATCGATGTGAAGAGATGAGGAGGAAGGATGAGGAGCGTGAAGCTCATGAACGGATGTTGATTAGTTGA